A window of Microbacterium lushaniae genomic DNA:
TCTCCGCGAGGAAGTCCTCCGGCAGCGGCAGGGCGAAGTCCTCCTTCCGGTACGGAATGAGGTCGGCCGTCCGGTCGGTCTCGGCCAGTGCACGGCCGATGTCCGCGAGGACCTCCGCCGCGTTGCGCTTGGTGTTCTCCAGCAGCCCTACCCGTAGACCGGCGAGCTCGCGCGGCCGCGGGGCGGGCTGCGGCGACTGCTCCGCGCTGTGCGTGGCGCGACTCGCGGTGGGGTTGATGATCCTCATTGCCATGATCGCTCTCTCTCTCTGGCCGGGGGCGCGTGAATGCGCGCTCCCTTTCGCGCCGTGCGGCTCGACTGCGGAGACGCACGGGCGTCTCCGCAGTCAAGGCGTCAGCCGTTCCACTCCATGTCCGCCCACGCCGGCGTGTTCGTCTGGCCGGTTCCTTCGGCCAGACCGGTCCAGCGCTCCGAGCTGACGGTGTAGTTCGCGCCGTTCGACCAGGTCAACGGCATCCAGTAGACGAGTTCTGCTGCACGCGCCTGAAGGGCCTTGAAGTGCTTCGCGCGCTCGTCACGGTCCATCGTGGCAAGGGCGCCGGCCGATGCCCCGTCGACCTCTGCGTCGCACAGCCCGGTGGGGTTGCTGAGCGGGATACGGTTCGGGTTGCACGCCATCCACCGTGTGAGGCCCAGGCTGGGGTCGGCGCCGACGGTGTTGCGCAGCAGCATCAGACCGAAGTCGCTCTGCTGGTAGACCGCCTCGAGGTAGACGGGTTCGGCGGTGCCCAGGAGGTTGACCTGGACGCCGATGTCCTCCAGGGAGGACTTGACCACCTCGGCGACCGCTGCCACATCCGTCAGTGCGGAGATGTAGCGGAGGTCGAGCGAGAAGCGCCACCCGTCGTCCTTCACCGGGTAACCGGCCTCGTCGAGTCCCTCGCCGATCGCCTCCAGGTCCCTCGCGAAGTCGGCGTCGAAGTCCACCTCGCGATTCTGTGCCCACTCGAGGCTGTCGGGGAAGATCGTGGTCGCGGGCTCGCCGAGACCGTTGAGTCCCAGCTCGGTGATCGCGTCCCGATCCAGCGCGGAGAAGATCAGCGACCGCACCTCGGGCGTTGCCAGCTCCGGAAGCTGGGTGTTGAACGAGACCGGGATGGTCTGGCGGAACACGCCCCGCTCGGTGAGGGTCAATGCGGGGTTCGTCTCCACCTGATCCTGCTGCGCCGGGTCGATGACCGCGGAGTCGAGCTCCCCCGCCAGCAGCGCCATGGTGCGCGCGTTGACGTCGGTCATCACGGGGTACACGGCACGGTCGACCTGCGTCTCTCCGCGCCACCAGTTCGGGTTCTTGACGAGAATGACCGACTCGCCGGGCGTGAAGGATTCGAACATCATCGGCCCGGTACCGATCGGCGCCATGTTGGCCGGGTTGGTGACGTAGTCGGTGCCCTCATAGACGTGCTTGGGGAGGATGGCCTGCTGGGAAAGCGCCTCCATGAACGGACCGTACTGACGGGACAGAGTGAGTGCGACGGTGGTGTCATCAGGCGTCTCGATCGCGGTGACCACATCGGTGAGCGGTTTGCCGAACGTCTGAAGCGGCATGATCTCCTCGAAGTTGAACTTCACGTCCTCCGACGTGAATGGCTCGCCGTCATGCCACTGCACGTCCTCCTCGAGGTGGAGCGTGATGCTCAGCCCATCGGCGCTGACTTCCCACTCTTTCGCCAGACCCGGACTGATCTCGTACTGGTCGTTGGTCTCGACGAGGGTGCCGATGATGGCGAACCCGAAACGCAGTGGGATGGGGCCACCGGCGAACTGCGGGTTGAGGCCCGTCGGGTCCGCGCTGATGGCCTCGATGTACACGCGTTCGACGTCGTCGCCGCCGCCGTTGTCGGCCTCGGGGTTCTGCGCGGAACACGCACTCATCGCCAGCAGCATCGCGGCGGCGCCTGCGACGAGAGCTGTTCTCTTGGTCCTGTTGCTCATCGTTGAGCCTTTCTCTTGGTTTGGCTGGAACGGTTGCCCGGGAAGGAGGCCACGTGCGTCAGAGGATGGGGGATGCGGCGAGAAGCGTGCGGGTGTATGGATGGGACGGGTCGGCGAAGATCTGCTCCTTCGAGCCGTGTTCCACCACGCGCCCCAGTTTCATGACGTACACGTAGTCCGCGACCTTCTTCACGACGGGAAGATCGTGCGTGATGAAGAGGTACCCGACGTCGAGACGCTCCTTGAGCGACATCATCACGCGCAGAATCCCCGCCTTCACGGACGCGTCAAGGGCAGAGACCGCCTCGTCCGCGACGATGATCCGTGGATTCAGAACGACGGCGCGGGCGATCAGAACTCGTTGGCGCTGTCCGCCGCTCAGCTCGTGCGGGAAGCGATCCAGGAAGGCGTCTGGGGGACTCAGGCCCACCAGCTCAAGGGCTTCACTGACGGCGCCGGCCCGCGCCGACGAGCCGGCGGCGACATGGTGCAGACGGACGATCTCCTCCAGCGCACGCCGCACCGTCTTTCGCGGATTGAGTGAGCCGGCGGGGTCCTGCAGCACAGCCTGGACCGCTCGGCGGTACTCCCATCGCTGTGCGCGGTTCATGGCAGTCAGATCCACGCCGCCCAACTCGATCGAGCCGGTGGTGACCGGCGTCAGCCCGAGGATCATCCGTGCCAGGGTGCTCTTCCCGCTGCCGCTTTCGCCGACGATCGCGACGAACTGCCCGGGGCGCGCCTCGAGGCTGGCGTCGATGACCGCGTGGGCAGCACCCATGCCCCGTCGTGATCGGAACGTCTTTGACGCACCCTTCACTTCCAGGAGGGGTTCTGGCTTCGACGATGCCGACATCAGTCGTCCCTCCGGTCGTGCGCGATGCAGGTGTCATCCTGCGCGAGCCATTCCCGCAACGCGGGTGGCATCGAATAGAGGTCGACGTCGTCGTCGGTGATACTGCGGACGCTGCGCAACAGCGCCTGGGTGTAGGGGTGACGCGGATCGGTCATGACCTCCCGTGTCGGGCCCGACTCGACCACGCGACCGCCGTACATCACGTACAGGTGATCTGTCATCCCGGAGACCACCGCGAGGTCGTGCGAGATCAGCACGAGGGAGTTCCCGAGTTCTTCAACGGTCTGCTCCAAGGTCTTCAGAACCACGGCCTGCACGGTGGCGTCGAGTGCCGTCGTCGGCTCGTCCGCAATGATCAGATGCGGCTTCTTGGCGATCGCGATCGCGATCAGCACCCGCTGTCGCATCCCGCCGCTGAGCTCGTGGGGAAACTGGTTCGCCACCCTGGTGCTCTCTTCGAAGCCGGCCAGCTCCAGGAAACGGTGAACCTCCCCCCTGACCGAGGCGCGCTGCACTCGTCCGCTGGCTCGGACCGATTCTGCGACCTGCACACCGATCTTCATCGTCGGGTTCAGGAACGTGAGCGGGTCCTGGAAGATCATGCCCACGTTCCGGGCGCGCATGTTCTGCCAATCACGAGCGGAGGCGCCGACGAGTTCCGTTCCGTCGAACTGGACCGAGCCCTCGACCCTCACCCGTGGTGAGGTCGGCAGAAGTCCGGCGATCGTCCGGCCCGTGACCGACTTCCCCGATCCCGACTCTCCGACGATGCCCACGCGCTCCCCCCGG
This region includes:
- a CDS encoding ABC transporter substrate-binding protein, coding for MSNRTKRTALVAGAAAMLLAMSACSAQNPEADNGGGDDVERVYIEAISADPTGLNPQFAGGPIPLRFGFAIIGTLVETNDQYEISPGLAKEWEVSADGLSITLHLEEDVQWHDGEPFTSEDVKFNFEEIMPLQTFGKPLTDVVTAIETPDDTTVALTLSRQYGPFMEALSQQAILPKHVYEGTDYVTNPANMAPIGTGPMMFESFTPGESVILVKNPNWWRGETQVDRAVYPVMTDVNARTMALLAGELDSAVIDPAQQDQVETNPALTLTERGVFRQTIPVSFNTQLPELATPEVRSLIFSALDRDAITELGLNGLGEPATTIFPDSLEWAQNREVDFDADFARDLEAIGEGLDEAGYPVKDDGWRFSLDLRYISALTDVAAVAEVVKSSLEDIGVQVNLLGTAEPVYLEAVYQQSDFGLMLLRNTVGADPSLGLTRWMACNPNRIPLSNPTGLCDAEVDGASAGALATMDRDERAKHFKALQARAAELVYWMPLTWSNGANYTVSSERWTGLAEGTGQTNTPAWADMEWNG
- a CDS encoding ATP-binding cassette domain-containing protein, with amino-acid sequence MGAAHAVIDASLEARPGQFVAIVGESGSGKSTLARMILGLTPVTTGSIELGGVDLTAMNRAQRWEYRRAVQAVLQDPAGSLNPRKTVRRALEEIVRLHHVAAGSSARAGAVSEALELVGLSPPDAFLDRFPHELSGGQRQRVLIARAVVLNPRIIVADEAVSALDASVKAGILRVMMSLKERLDVGYLFITHDLPVVKKVADYVYVMKLGRVVEHGSKEQIFADPSHPYTRTLLAASPIL
- a CDS encoding ABC transporter ATP-binding protein, with translation MTQLDSLPTMTSADAEREPLLRVRGLAVELPTGERSSVRALRGVTLSVRRGERVGIVGESGSGKSVTGRTIAGLLPTSPRVRVEGSVQFDGTELVGASARDWQNMRARNVGMIFQDPLTFLNPTMKIGVQVAESVRASGRVQRASVRGEVHRFLELAGFEESTRVANQFPHELSGGMRQRVLIAIAIAKKPHLIIADEPTTALDATVQAVVLKTLEQTVEELGNSLVLISHDLAVVSGMTDHLYVMYGGRVVESGPTREVMTDPRHPYTQALLRSVRSITDDDVDLYSMPPALREWLAQDDTCIAHDRRDD